The sequence TCGCTTCGTATATTTAATGATATCCTCGTTATTAGTTAAAAGAATAGACTTGCTTATTATGTCTTTTATTTGAAATGGTCTAAATTAACTTTATCGAATGTTTTAGTAATTAATTCTGCTTTATTATAAATTTTCCCTTGAGATTAATTCTCCAATTGAATCCCATACTTTATGGAAGACACTAATTATCATTTCAACATCTTTATCATCCAACTGATGAAGACACATTTCATAACCTAAGAAGGTTTTATCGTGCAACTCCTCTGCATTCGGGCAAATACCCTTCTGATAATTAACTTCCCGTTTACAAATGTCTGAACTCCATGGAAAACCCTTCTTTCCATAGGCAGTCTTTTCTTGGAATATTGGCAGCATGTGTATATTGGCGTAGCCTTCTATCAGCCCCTTTAGACCTTCAGCTTCTAAGGCTGCTTTGATTGTTTTTCTTGGCAACCCAAGTAGATCAACATCCAATATCATAGGGTATATATAAAATGAATGTGTATTACCTTTTTCAATATAAGGAGTTATAAGGCCTTTCAGTCCCTTCAATCCCTCTGTCAAGCGAAAACCTATTTGTCTTCTTCGTTCAAGAATTCCATCAAGTTTTTTTAGTTGCTCACACCCAATTGCTGACTCTATTTCACCTAGTCTAAAATTATGGCCAATCATATTAGATAGATCCTGCACTTTCATTCCTTGAACTGCAGCTTCGGCATGATTGCGGATCAGAGCTAATCTTTGATAGTAGTTTTCAGAATTTGTAACTATAATCCCGCCTTCACCGGTATGAATGTGTTTGTGATAATTAAGACTAAAACCTCCAATATCTGCCAGTGTACCTGTTAAACCGCTAGATGTAATACTTCCTGGTGATTGCGCACTATCAGTAATTAATTTAATATTATTCTCCAAGGCGATCTCATTCAAGCCTACTACATCACATGATTGTCCAAATATATCAGCAGCCATTATAACTTTTGTGTTTTCAGTGATATTATTCTTGACTGATTGGATATCAAGATTGAACGTTCTTTTATCTATATCTGCAAAAACAGGAATTGCATTCCAATGAAGAATAGATGTTGCTGTAGCACACATAGTCCATGGAGTTACTATTACTTCATCACCAGGCTCTACGCCAATAGCACCTAAAGCGCATATTAGTCCAGAAGTCCACGAATTGACGGTTACTGCGTATTGGACTTTGAAATAACTTTTACATGCCCTCTCAAATCTTTTAACCTCTGGACCTCCATAAAAGTCTTCGTCCCAGCAACCTAAAAACTTAGACAAGCAGCCAGAATCCATTACATTTGAAACTGCAACTTTTTCTTCCTTGCCTATAGAATTATACTTAGCAAAAGTATAATCAATAAGTTTGCTTCCTCCTAATAAGGCTAATCTATTTTTATTCATCTTTTGACACTTTTAAAAGCTTATTAATTAATTCTAGTGTATGAATAGCTTCAATCCCTGTACAAAGATGGTTCTCTTTAAATTGTAATGCTCTAAATAGTTGATTGACCACATTAAGTTGTGATATATTCATTTTATTATCAATAGTTTCCCCGTCAGGTTCAATTATGCTATAGCCATTAAAGTTAGGACAAGGGATCTTACCCTGAAAGGTTATCTGTCGGCCTTCATTTTGATAAAATATCCTTCCAGACGGACTATAAATTTCGGCTGTTAGAACTGAATATTTTAAAGATTTTAAACTTAAAAATATTAACGACCCTTTTTTAAACTCTATATGAAAATCAGGCTCTGGATCAGTTGCTCTATGATTAAAATTCTGATTTATAATAAATGCCTTTTTCTCCTCTCCTAGCCAGTAAGTAAGCATATCAATGAAGTGGGAAGCATTGTTATATATACCGTTTGTGTAATAACAAACTCCTTTTATAGGAGTCTTTATTTTCCCTGTTTCAAGCCTTTCTTTGATTTCTAAAACTCCAGGATCAGCTCTTCTCATATAATTTACATAAAGTCTATTATTTAAAGACGCTAAATCCTTTAATATATGTAAAGTTTCATAAGCATTATTTGAAATAGGTTTTTCACATAAGATGGTCTTATTATTTAGACTTAGCTCTATTATTTTTCGCAAAATAGAATTATGACTATCTGTATTTGTTGAAATTACAAGTACATCTGGGTCACTAACTTGTATAGCATCTTCAATTTTGTTAAATGTTTTTACCTTGTATTTATTTTTAAATAGTAAGCAATTTTCATGACTCAAATCGACTCCTCCTATTAATTTAAAGTTACTATGAAGATCAAAGGCCTTTGCGTGTGTGACTATAAAATTATCATCTGAACTATTGATATCATATAGACAGCCTATTTTTCCTAGCCCAATTATGAGCACATTATATTGCTTTTTCATGATCTTTGAATAATATCTAATATATTCTCTATCTGCTTATATGGTAATGATATTTCTTTGCAATTCTCGGGAATTGAAGATATAACTCTTCTGCCAGCATGCAATGCGACGACTAATGCCATAGATTCAGCCCCAACGACAATGCTGGATTTACTGATATCATTATAAAGATTCTTTTCGATGGATATTTTAATATTTAAATCATTAAATTTATCGATAGTAGGTAGATATTTATAATGTTTTTCTGATGGATGTGGTCGAATTATTATATTAGGAGAAGTTAAACATAAACTATCAATATTTTCCAATAGTAATTCAAGACTTGTCAGCTCATTATATCTCCAAAGGCTTTCATCACTATATGTCTCCTTTAGAAACTCACTTGTATTTTCACCAATAAATAATATCGTATTCTTAACATCTGATTCATAGTCAATTGCACTTACCTTGTCAACCATAGATTGAATATAGTAATTTTGTTTCAATTTTATTGTTTTAAAATTAAAAACTAAACTGGCTAGTTCTTTGGCATGATTATCAGTTACCCAAATCTCATCTGGCTTTAGTAGAGAGCCTTTATAAATTAGCCTTGATTTGTAATCTATCCAATGATCTAACATTACAATTGTCTTGATATTCTGTACTTTAGCTTGCACGATAGCTTCTTTCTCTAAAGAACTTTGCCAACTGGTTCCGACAATTAATGTTTTACATTTTTTGAATAAATCATTCAAACTAGCCTCACTTTTTTGACCCAGAACTCTTTTGAAGATTTCTATTGCAGGTCCTTTCAAAAAACAAGAAACTTTTAGCTCCTCGTGTTTTATCCAGTGGCTTAATAATTCCGAACCTCCAGCATCATGGCATACAACACCAATATCATTTATCATTAAGTATCTCCTTTCCTCAATACATCTTTATTGATTAATACTAGCCCTAAATTCTTTCTTAAATAATTTAGTATGTCTATACATTTAAAGAAAGGGTCTTTATCATATAAAGACTCTATAACTTTATTAATCAATTTGTAGTCATCATACTCATCCAAGGTCAACCCTAACTCTGGCCAATGCAAATCTGGCGGAGCCACAAGATTAATAATTTTAAATAGGTCAGGATTATTTTTGATGTGTAAAGTGACATGCTCCTTGTCCAGAACGTTGTCTGTAAGTAGATATGATTTTTTTAAAGCAGCTAGCGTAATGACTCTGGTATCCATCCCATCTGGATAACTTTGTAGAGTATTATTATTTACGAAATCACATTTATTTGCTTTAAATGTTCTTATTACTTGTTCAATAATGCCAGGGTCAATCAAAGGGCAGTCTCCCGTTATCTCAACTATCACATCTGCTTTATATTCTTCTCCAGCATTTATAACCCTTTTCATTACATCATCTTCTTCGCCTCTAAAACATCCGATTTCATATTCATTAGCGAAAGACTCTAATACATTATCAGTCTTTTTTGTTGTAGTTGCTAAAACTATCTCATCTATTGATTCGACTTTCTTTAATCTATTTACTAGGTGACCCAGAAGTGGAATTCCTTTTGATCTCAATAATACTTTTCCAGGCAATCTAGAAGATGTCATTCTAGCTTCTATTGTAGAAACGATTTTCATAGTTAATTCAACCTTTTAAAGCTAGAATGACAACATTCATATGTTAATAATTCATCAATATCTTCTCTACCAGTTTCACATTCTTTTATCAACTTGAAAATCTTCTCCAGATGTACCATATAATCATTAATAATCTCTATGCTATGTGCAGTGCTCATGTAGCATGTATTTGAAGCAAGGTAGCCTTTCCTCAGCATTTGTTGTGTGATTAATGTTTTATACTTAAGTGAGTCAGTACCTGAAAATGTAAATGTACTAAGAGAGGCTAGGCCTTTTAGTGAAATTTCTAACTCATATTTGTTGGCCATTTTATTTATTTTATTCCTAAAATAATTTCCTTTGCTTGTGATCTCTTCCCAGCTTTTATTTCTTTCCATGACTTCCAAAGTCTTTAATGCTGCTGTTGGTCCTATGCGCTCTGTCCAAAATGTACTGCTCATAAATGTACTTTGAGCTGACTGCATTATTTCTTTTCTACCTAAAACGCAAGTTATTGAATATCCATTGCCAAGTGCTTTGCCGAATATTGCTATATCTGGATCTACACCATACTTTAAATGTAGACCTCCAAATGTTTCTCGGAAACCAGATGTACATTCATCAAATATAAGAATTATCCCTTTTGAATCACATAATTTCCTTATACCTTCTAAATAACCCTTTTTTGGTATTGATGATCTTTCTACTTCCATTTTTATTGCTGCTAGATTATATTTATTAGCAATCTTTTCGATTTCCTCCAGATCATTGTAGGTAAATGGTATCACAGTATCTTCCAATGATTTTGGAACACCATTTGCTTCTAGTCCTGGAAGTAAATGATCCTTTAACTCTAAATTTCCTTTTAGATTAGTAGCTAAATACCAATCATGCCATCCATGATATCCACATATAGCTATTTTATCTTTGCCTTTACTTGCTCTGGCTATTCTTACAGCAATTGCATTAGCCTCCCCTCCTGTCCTTGCAAAACGAACCATATCTGACCATGGATGCATGCTGACTAACTTTTCAGCGAGTTCTACTTCCTCTGGACAATTAAATGTGCTCATATTTCCTCTTTCGATTGTTAACTTAACCGCCTCATCAACTTCCAAGCAGCCATATCCTAAAATATTTGTGCCAATACCCATAATACTCATATCTGTATATTCACTCCCATCTAAATCCCACACTTTGCAACCCCTAGCTTTTGAGAAATATGAGGGCCAACCTTCAGGAAGAAACATTTCTGGCCTTTTTGATAACAGCATATTTCCTCCTGGGATCAATTTCTTTGCACGTTTATATAGCTTTTGACCTGTCCCTATATTGAAGCCTTCATTTCTTTTGATTTTGCTATTTATTTCAAAAATAGAGGGCTTTAATTTTTCCAATTCAATTACATCCTCCCATGAAAAATCAGATCTTCCTTCAAAGTGTTCTACAATCATTCTTACAACTTCTAGATCTTCTGCCTCATCAACGGTCCATCTCATATTCGAGTAATTTTTTCTCGATTTATAAGTATTAACCATATAATTATTACTTTCTCTTATCCATACAGTTACATGCTCTCTATTCAAAGGCTCATTACATTTCAAATAAGAAGCTAGTAAACATTTTTTCCTAAAGACTTCTACATCTAGGCCGTCAGGAAATGTTGGTGGATAAGAATTACTTAAATAGTCAACTCCGCTATTAATATATTCGACTATTGTCCTATCAATTAAGTTAGGGTCTAATAGAGGACAATCAGCTGTTAGCCTAACTAGGTTCTCTGAATGTGTAGTTAATGCTGCTTTATGATAACGTGATAAAACATCCTTTGTACTTCCTCTCACTATTGTTATATTTAATTTTTGCCCCAACAATTCAATTGCATTATCCTCATCTAGTTCTGTAGTGGCAATAATTATGTGATCAAGCAATTCGCATCTTTTTACCCTTTCAATCATAAATTCGAGCATAGGCCTACCAGATATATCAGCGAGAACTTTCCCTGGAAGCCTAGTTGAGCCCATTCTTGCTTGTATTATCGCAGTAAATTGTTGTTTCTTCATTTTGTTCATTAGTTTAGTTTACTATGATTAACTTCTCTTCGGCCATGCTCTGGGATCTAAAAATGTCGAATCCTCCCATGACCATTGAGAGTAACTCATAGTATTATCCAGTTTGCTTTGAACTTTTTTCCATATTAATAAAATATTTTCAAAATCTTCTTTACTTGAGATCCCCACAAGAATTGTCTTAATATGCTTTATTGATTTCACAAAATCTAGTGAAGCCTCTAGTAATGAAATATTCTTTCCTTTTAGATAATTAGCAAATCTTCCGTGATGATCTCTAAAATCATTAGAGATAAATGAAGGCCAATCACTCATTGCTTGTAATAATAAACCTTGAAGAAAAATACTTCTTGCTTGAATTTCAATACCTTTTTTCTTCATTTTTGAGATAGTTCCATTCTTCAACAATCTTTGATCATATATTGAAATCGGTAATTGAACTATGTCGATATGACTAAGAGGTACAGATTCTAAATCTTTTTCACTATAAATTGAAACCCCTATTTTTTTCACTAAACCTTTTCTTTTAATACTCAATAGCCAATTAATTAAATCTTTACAACCTGATTTTTTAAAAATTGAACAATCATGTATTAATAATCCTTCTATATTATCTCTTTTTAAATCTAACAAACTTTTTTTTAAGCTACTGTCCAACTCTAGAGTGAAATTATTATTTTTAATGTTAAACCCATCAGTATTTATTTTTGTAATGATCTTTATTGGACTGCATTTAGGTACTAGCTCTCCTATGATTCCCTCAGCTGATCCATATGATTGAGCAGTATCTATGTACTTTATATCGTTTTTAATAATTAATTGAACTATCTCAATTATTTCCTTTCTTCTGATAATTCCTTTTTTATTTGAAATCCCATAATTCATGCCAAACTGAGCTGTTCCTAAACATAAATTCGTAGAAGGTTCTTTTTCTTTTATCATGTTTATGAGTTATTCTTTTGCAAGTCATTAACTAACTCAACATCCTTAATAAGGAGGAACTTATTATCAATAGTTCTTATGTAAGCATTTGGATATGGATAGGTTAACATCCTTATTTTATTATATAAGTATTTAGAGTCTTTTTTCTCTAATTCTTCAATAGTTAGCTCACCTTGTTCTATGGTTCTTCTTGTATAGTGAGTCGCATCACTATCTCTTTGCTTTCTTGGCTCTGGAAAGCTTTTTAGAATATTTAATGTCATTAATAGTCCTATCTTTTCCATCCTTAAAAATATATCTTGGATATTACCTTCAAGAGAAAGATATTTCTGATCAACAATATCACCTGAATCTAATTTTTTATTCATTAAAAATATTGTAACCATGCTATGTTGCTCACCATTTATGATTTGGTTT comes from Prochlorococcus sp. MIT 1307 and encodes:
- a CDS encoding Gfo/Idh/MocA family oxidoreductase, with translation MKKQYNVLIIGLGKIGCLYDINSSDDNFIVTHAKAFDLHSNFKLIGGVDLSHENCLLFKNKYKVKTFNKIEDAIQVSDPDVLVISTNTDSHNSILRKIIELSLNNKTILCEKPISNNAYETLHILKDLASLNNRLYVNYMRRADPGVLEIKERLETGKIKTPIKGVCYYTNGIYNNASHFIDMLTYWLGEEKKAFIINQNFNHRATDPEPDFHIEFKKGSLIFLSLKSLKYSVLTAEIYSPSGRIFYQNEGRQITFQGKIPCPNFNGYSIIEPDGETIDNKMNISQLNVVNQLFRALQFKENHLCTGIEAIHTLELINKLLKVSKDE
- a CDS encoding glycosyltransferase family protein, with translation MKIVSTIEARMTSSRLPGKVLLRSKGIPLLGHLVNRLKKVESIDEIVLATTTKKTDNVLESFANEYEIGCFRGEEDDVMKRVINAGEEYKADVIVEITGDCPLIDPGIIEQVIRTFKANKCDFVNNNTLQSYPDGMDTRVITLAALKKSYLLTDNVLDKEHVTLHIKNNPDLFKIINLVAPPDLHWPELGLTLDEYDDYKLINKVIESLYDKDPFFKCIDILNYLRKNLGLVLINKDVLRKGDT
- a CDS encoding aminotransferase class III-fold pyridoxal phosphate-dependent enzyme, with amino-acid sequence MNKMKKQQFTAIIQARMGSTRLPGKVLADISGRPMLEFMIERVKRCELLDHIIIATTELDEDNAIELLGQKLNITIVRGSTKDVLSRYHKAALTTHSENLVRLTADCPLLDPNLIDRTIVEYINSGVDYLSNSYPPTFPDGLDVEVFRKKCLLASYLKCNEPLNREHVTVWIRESNNYMVNTYKSRKNYSNMRWTVDEAEDLEVVRMIVEHFEGRSDFSWEDVIELEKLKPSIFEINSKIKRNEGFNIGTGQKLYKRAKKLIPGGNMLLSKRPEMFLPEGWPSYFSKARGCKVWDLDGSEYTDMSIMGIGTNILGYGCLEVDEAVKLTIERGNMSTFNCPEEVELAEKLVSMHPWSDMVRFARTGGEANAIAVRIARASKGKDKIAICGYHGWHDWYLATNLKGNLELKDHLLPGLEANGVPKSLEDTVIPFTYNDLEEIEKIANKYNLAAIKMEVERSSIPKKGYLEGIRKLCDSKGIILIFDECTSGFRETFGGLHLKYGVDPDIAIFGKALGNGYSITCVLGRKEIMQSAQSTFMSSTFWTERIGPTAALKTLEVMERNKSWEEITSKGNYFRNKINKMANKYELEISLKGLASLSTFTFSGTDSLKYKTLITQQMLRKGYLASNTCYMSTAHSIEIINDYMVHLEKIFKLIKECETGREDIDELLTYECCHSSFKRLN
- a CDS encoding DegT/DnrJ/EryC1/StrS family aminotransferase, with product MNKNRLALLGGSKLIDYTFAKYNSIGKEEKVAVSNVMDSGCLSKFLGCWDEDFYGGPEVKRFERACKSYFKVQYAVTVNSWTSGLICALGAIGVEPGDEVIVTPWTMCATATSILHWNAIPVFADIDKRTFNLDIQSVKNNITENTKVIMAADIFGQSCDVVGLNEIALENNIKLITDSAQSPGSITSSGLTGTLADIGGFSLNYHKHIHTGEGGIIVTNSENYYQRLALIRNHAEAAVQGMKVQDLSNMIGHNFRLGEIESAIGCEQLKKLDGILERRRQIGFRLTEGLKGLKGLITPYIEKGNTHSFYIYPMILDVDLLGLPRKTIKAALEAEGLKGLIEGYANIHMLPIFQEKTAYGKKGFPWSSDICKREVNYQKGICPNAEELHDKTFLGYEMCLHQLDDKDVEMIISVFHKVWDSIGELISRENL
- a CDS encoding formyltransferase family protein, which produces MRIACIGYRKWSLNIYDALAGSLDHTFLIIRSKSQYSEEAILNFDPDIILFYGWSWIVSEKIIEKYKCLMLHPSPLPKYRGGTPIQNQIINGEQHSMVTIFLMNKKLDSGDIVDQKYLSLEGNIQDIFLRMEKIGLLMTLNILKSFPEPRKQRDSDATHYTRRTIEQGELTIEELEKKDSKYLYNKIRMLTYPYPNAYIRTIDNKFLLIKDVELVNDLQKNNS
- a CDS encoding aldo/keto reductase is translated as MIKEKEPSTNLCLGTAQFGMNYGISNKKGIIRRKEIIEIVQLIIKNDIKYIDTAQSYGSAEGIIGELVPKCSPIKIITKINTDGFNIKNNNFTLELDSSLKKSLLDLKRDNIEGLLIHDCSIFKKSGCKDLINWLLSIKRKGLVKKIGVSIYSEKDLESVPLSHIDIVQLPISIYDQRLLKNGTISKMKKKGIEIQARSIFLQGLLLQAMSDWPSFISNDFRDHHGRFANYLKGKNISLLEASLDFVKSIKHIKTILVGISSKEDFENILLIWKKVQSKLDNTMSYSQWSWEDSTFLDPRAWPKRS